In Zea mays cultivar B73 chromosome 7, Zm-B73-REFERENCE-NAM-5.0, whole genome shotgun sequence, the following proteins share a genomic window:
- the LOC103632726 gene encoding uncharacterized protein — MKLRHEVLKSDVEAALQVLNFAIYHKELTEMEEREQREMEMKQQAALPPAMEKFDVTPSPAPAAGQPRALPLTFYDLVFLAIPPVQRLFFYDRADLLDVSDFTLGELPRFRDSLAAALHHFYPLAGKLTCELVDEEAAAPPKGPRDQGAPGGGGGIEGAWSAGWMEQPSREPASQGPPG, encoded by the exons ATGAAACTGAGGCATGAG GTTCTGAAATCCGATGTTGAGGCTGCATTGCAAGTTCTAAATTTTGCAATATACCACAAGGAATTGACTGAGATGGAAGAGAGAGAACAGAGAGAAATGGAGATGAAACAGCAAGCTGCCCTCCCACCTGCCATGGAGAAGTTTGACGTCACACCATCGCCGGCACCGGCGGCAGGGCAGCCACGAGCGCTGCCGCTCACGTTCTACGACCTCGTTTTCTTGGCCATCCCGCCCGTACAACGCCTGTTCTTCTACGACAGGGCCGACCTGCTCGACGTCTCCGACTTCACGCTGGGCGAGCTGCCACGATTCAGGGACTCCCTCGCCGCCGCGCTACACCACTTCTACCCGTTGGCGGGGAAGCTAACGTGCGAGCTGGTCGACGAggaggccgccgcgccgccgaaGGGACCGAGGGACCAGGGAGCgccgggaggaggaggagggatcGAGGGAGCATGGAGCGCCGGGTGGATGGAGCAGCCGAGCAGGGAGCCAGCCAGCCAGGGACCACCGGGATGA
- the LOC103632727 gene encoding putative 1-phosphatidylinositol-3-phosphate 5-kinase FAB1C, producing the protein MGLLEFAVGKARSLAAATDLEQRHVHKGELARIETRRCQEAGHGVTTPKAQGPASPVGPPTPPRRLTEARSGGQADAGPRSHPPGCDTRRVDEEAADESGAQFAASVTDFLHDFSDTESSVSNSMYRSMTPSPTGSPTCVVRLDDASDHDATTLTDSDDARELVSAASISGEGELVNGSPHIVDFGDAIWCPPPPEDERDDVESRIFGSDDDDDDAFLEPSCFGDNKIASGYGAFGASQQDGVQNDLLKHFRALVAQLLEAEGISFSSDDNSKSWLEIVSSLAWQAANYVKPDTKKGGSMDPSDYVKIKCIASGKPTDSNFVRGIVCSKNVRHKRMVSEHRSAKLLILGGALEYQKVSNKLASIGTILEQEKEYLKTVVSKIESRHPNVLLVEKSASSFAQELLAKDISLVLNVKRPLLNRISRCTGGQIASSIDNIASARLGQCDLFKVEKVPEPLLAEHGEKGSIKTLMFFEGCVKHLGCTVLLRGTCREDLKKIKRAMQLAVFAAYHLSLETSFLADEGATLPKVPSISVTGAPNISASPTDHGTSDSLKNAEETYPQNSTISQIFEVISASSTLLPLAGVSQGIMPECRASKFLVDPLNSQDPSNLCHPNVSCNGDLISPCSVSGFRATYVGTQHGGSNKSLQSSIAADVWRDGALTLKHSQPCHSENHSSNPAAGNTDDKDKLSAGYLSGTDNNQSILVSLSSTCIPKSFACQRSHLVRIKFYGSFDKPLGRYLREDLFDQAYCCPSCKEPSESHVRCYMHQHGSLTISVRRLQSQKLPGEHDGRIWMWHRCMRCKLKDGMPPATHRVIMSDAAWGLSFGKFLELSFSNHMTANRIASCGHSLQRDCLRFYGYGNMAAAFHYSPMITLSVNLPPPVLDFNTHATQDWVKREAVEVFHTMDLLHTEVYDALNNLEKSIITDDDSTKTSIQRQIVEMKDLLNVERNEYEVLLLPVIMGSSHSFKPNIDILELNRVRRSLLLDAHTWDRRLCGIDSLEADSHISRTDPFNLEKTQGINEGRSDLLQTVRKHGGTYEEPCPQHSSESPRKSLLSTEGHLNDKKYVMVETDLPVGLVDGDAGLDLIFNKLNTCEEGRCLSKYPSKTGPVERLPSLASILADKIDMAWSGFGELDYNLPHGLSKANENTSLNLFGNPSYKKATGPVRIHSFDTVLRLHQREQTGVIPASLHSALKSIDSFRDLTSLVKDPMTNMRRAFSQISPRTRGNLNTVLTRAPKYITSASRMVNDGARLLLPNISCEGSVFVTVYDDEPTSVVSYAMTSQEYAEHVTHKMNANTSFSDFTSSNGLDGSLSSHEELSNFRGAHFRLSFDDDASPTDSTKFSVTCYFARQFAALRKKCCPSNSDYIRSISRCKRWSAQGGKSNVYFAKTMDERFIIKQVTKTELDSFVEFAPHYFRHLTESLTSRSPTCLAKILGLYQVSIKNSKGGREVKMDLMVMENILFQRSISRVYDLKGSVRSRYNSDASGHNKVLLDSNLIEALHTKPIFLGSKAKQRLERAVWNDTSFLASLDVMDYSLLVGVDEEKKELVVGIIDFLRQYTWDKQLETWVKASGILGGPKNESPTVISPIQYKKRFRKAMSRYFLAVPDQWTSKGG; encoded by the exons ATGGGGTTGCTGGAGTTCGCGGTGGGTAAGGCCAGATCCCTTGCCGCCGCCACTGACCTGGAGCAGCGGCACGTGCACAAGGGCGAGCTCGCGCGGATCGAGACGCGGCGGTGCCAGGAGGCGGGCCATGGCGTGACCACGCCCAAGGCCCAGGGGCCGGCTTCGCCCGTCGGGCCGCCCACGCCCCCGCGCCGCCTGACCGAGGCGAGATCTGGAGGCCAAGCCGATGCCGGCCCGCGCTCTCATCCTCCCGGCTGTGATACTAG GCGAGTGGATGAGGAGGCTGCTGACGAGTCAGGGGCCCAGTTTGCAGCCTCTGTGACTGACTTCTTACATGACTTCTCAGATACCGAATCTAGTGTTAGTAACTCCATGTACAGATCAATGACCCCAAGCCCCACAGGGAGTCCTACTTGTGTGGTGAGGCTGGATGATGCTTCAGATCATGATGCAACAACATTGACTGACTCAGACGATGCACGTGAGCTAGTCAGCGCTGCTAGCATCTCTGGTGAAGGAGAACTCGTCAATGGATCACCACATATCGTTGATTTTGGTGATGCTATTTGGTGCCCACCACCACCAGAAGATGAGAGAGATGATGTTGAATCGAGGATATTTGGatctgatgacgacgacgacgatgcttTCTTAGAACCTAGTTGTTTCGGTGATAATAAAATAGCCAGTGGGTACGGTGCCTTTGGTGCATCTCAACAAGATGGTGTTCAGAATGATTTGCTGAAGCACTTTCGGGCTCTAGTTGCACAGTTACTGGAGGCGGAAGGCATTAGTTTTTCCAGTGACGACAATTCAAAAAGTTGGCTTGAGATAGTGTCCTCGTTGGCATGGCAAGCTGCTAACTATGTGAAACCCGATACCAAGAAAGGTGGCAGCATGGATCCTAGTGATTACGTGAAGATTAAATGCATAGCATCTGGGAAGCCAACTGATAG CAATTTTGTTAGAGGAATTGTTTGCTCTAAGAATGTAAGACACAAACGGATGGTCTCAGAACACAGGAGTGCCAAATTGCTCATTTTAGGAGGTGCACTTGAGTATCAAAAAGTTTCAAATAAATTGGCATCCATAGGGACTATACTCGAACAG GAAAAGGAGTATCTTAAAACTGTTGTGAGCAAGATCGAGTCTAGGCATCCTAATGTCCTTCTAGTTGAGAAAAGCGCCTCATCTTTTGCTCAGGAGCTCTTAGCAAAAGATATTTCTTTAGTTTTGAATGTGAAGAGACCTCTTTTGAACAGAATATCAAGATGCACAGGTGGTCAGATTGCCTCATCAATTGACAACATTGCCTCAGCTAGGCTTGGACAATGTGACTTGTTCAAGGTGGAGAAAGTCCCAGAACCCTTATTAGCTGAACATGGAGAAAAGGGGTCAATTAAGACTCTGATGTTCTTTGAAGGCTGTGTGAAGCACTTGGGTTGCACG GTTCTGTTGAGGGGAACATGTCGGGAAGATTTAAAGAAGATTAAGCGTGCAATGCAACTTGCTGTTTTTGCTGCTTATCACCTCTCCTTGGAGACATCATTCCTTGCTGATGAGGGAGCAACACTTCCGAAAGTTCCTTCAATATCTGTGACAGGTGCACCAAATATTTCTGCTAGTCCTACTGATCATGGCACTTCTGATAGTCTTAAAAATGCTGAAGAGACATATCCACAAAATTCTACTATCAGCCAGATTTTTGAGGTTATCTCTGCATCTTCAACTTTATTACCACTCGCTGGAGTAAGCCAAGGAATCATGCCTGAATGTAGAGCATCAAAATTTCTAGTTGATCCTCTCAACTCTCAAGATCCGTCGAACTTATGCCATCCAAATGTTTCCTGCAATGGTGATTTAATATCTCCATGTTCTGTCAGTGGTTTTAGAGCAACATATGTTGGCACACAACATGGTGGTTCAAACAAGTCTTTGCAATCTTCAATTGCTGCTGATGTCTGGCGTGATGGTGCATTAACTTTGAAACATAGCCAACCATGTCATTCAGAAAACCATAGTAGCAACCCTGCTGCAGGGAATACAGATGACAAAGACAAGCTTTCAGCTGGTTACTTATCTGGTACTGACAACAATCAGAGTATCTTAGTTTCCCTCTCAAGCACCTGCATTCCCAAAAGCTTTGCATGCCAGCGTTCTCATCTCGTTCGGATCAAGTTTTATGGTAGTTTTGATAAGCCATTAGGGAGGTATCTTCGTGAGGACTTATTTGATCAG GCATATTGCTGCCCATCTTGTAAGGAGCCTTCAGAATCACATGTGAGGTGCTATATGCACCAACATGGCAGCCTAACGATTAGTGTCAGGCGCCTTCAGTCTCAAAAGTTGCCAGGTGAACATGATGGGAGGATATGGATGTGGCACAGATGCATGAGGTGCAAGCTTAAGGATGGAATGCCACCAGCAACACACAGAGTAATCATGTCTGATGCAGCTTGGGGCTTATCATTTGGCAAGTTCCTGGAGCTCAGCTTTTCGAACCATATGACTGCTAACAGGATTGCAAGTTGTGGCCATTCTCTCCAAAGGGATTGTCTTCGCTTTTATGG GTATGGAAATATGGCGGCCGCCTTCCACTATAGTCCCATGATTACTCTGTCTGTTAACCTTCCGCCCCCAGTGCTAGATTTCAATACTCATGCTACACAAGATTGGGTGAAAAGAGAGGCTGTTGAG GTATTTCACACAATGGACTTGCTGCACACTGAGGTATATGATGCACTTAACAATCTTGAGAAGAGTATCATTACTGATGATGATTCAACCAAGACAAGCATACAGAGGCAAATAGTTGAGATGAAAGATTTGCTTAATGTCGAAAGAAATGAGTATGAG GTTTTGCTTCTTCCAGTTATAATGGGGAGTTCTCATTCATTCAAACCAAATATTGATATTTTGGAGCTTAATCGTGTTAGACGTAGTCTCCTCCTAGATGCTCACACTTGGGACCGCAGGTTGTGCGGCATAGATTCACTCGAAGCAGATAGCCATATTTCCAGAACTGATCCGTTTAATCTAGAGAAAACCCAAGGAATCAATGAAGGGAGATCTGATTTGCTTCAGACTGTTAGGAAACACGGAGGAACATATGAAGAACCATGTCCCCAACACTCTTCAGAAAGCCCAAGGAAATCTCTCTTGTCTACAGAGGGCCATCTGAATGATAAAAAATATGTCATGGTTGAGACAGATTTGCCGGTTGGGCTAGTGGATGGTGATGCAGGTCTTGATTTGATCTTCAACAAATTGAATACATGTGAAGAAGGACGTTGTCTATCAAAATATCCTAGCAAGACAGGACCAGTAGAGAGGTTACCTTCACTTGCATCTATTTTAGCTGACAAAATAGATATGGCATGGTCTGGATTTGGTGAATTAGACTACAATCTTCCACATGGTTTGAGCAAAGCAAATGAAAATACATCTTTGAACTTGTTTGGCAATCCAAGTTACAAGAAGGCTACTGGTCCAGTCCGAATCCATTCATTTGATACTGTGTTGAGATTACATCAGCGAGAACAAACTGGAGTAATACCTGCTTCACTCCATTCAGCACTGAAATCAATTGATTCCTTTAGAGActtgacaagccttgttaaggatCCAATGACAAACATGCGGAGAGCCTTTTCTCAAATATCTCCCAGGACAAGAGGAAACTTAAATACTGTTCTTACACGTGCTCCCAAGTATATCACATCAGCTTCTCGTATGGTGAATGATGGGGCTCGACTGCTTCTGCCCAATATTAGCTGTGAAGGTTCTGTTTTTGTCACTGTCTATGATGACGAGCCAACCAGTGTAGTGTCATATGCTATGACATCACAAGAATATGCTGAACATGTCACACATAAAATGAATGCAAATACTAGCTTTTCAGATTTTACTAGTAGTAATGGACTTGATGGATCTCTGTCCTCACATGAAGAGCTTTCAAATTTTAGAGGAGCTCACTTCAGATTATCCTTCGATGATGATGCATCTCCTACTGATAGTACAAAGTTTTCTGTCACTTGCTATTTTGCAAGGCAGTTTGCTGCACTTAGAAAGAAATGTTGTCCAAGTAATAGTGATTACATACGCTCGATAAGTCGTTGTAAGCGATGGAGCGCGCAAGGTGGAAAAAGCAATGTTTACTTTGCAAAGACAATGGATGAGAGATTCATAATTAAACAAGTCACCAAGACAGAGCTGGACTCTTTTGTAGAATTTGCTCCTCATTACTTCAGGCACTTGACAGAATCATTGACTTCTAGAAGCCCTACTTGCCTGGCCAAAATATTGGGGCTTTATCAG GTTAGTATCAAGAATTCAAAAGGTGGGCGTGAGGTGAAGATGGATCTGATGGTGATGGAGAACATACTCTTCCAAAGATCAATATCTAGGGTGTATGATCTGAAGGGTTCTGTGCGTTCACGTTATAATTCTGATGCTTCTGGTCACAACAAAGTTCTTCTAGACTCTAATCTCATAGAAGCACTACATACAAAGCCTATTTTTTTGGGGAGTAAGGCAAAACAAAGATTGGAAAGAGCTGTCTGGAATGATACATCATTTCTTGCG TCTTTGGATGTCATGGACTACTCCCTTTTGGTCGgtgtcgacgaagagaaaaaagaGCTGGTGGTTGGCATCATCGATTTCCTGCGGCAGTACACCTGGGACAAGCAGCTGGAGACATGGGTGAAGGCATCGGGGATCTTAGGGGGCCCCAAGAATGAGTCTCCCACCGTGATTTCTCCAATCCAGTACAAAAAGAGGTTCAGGAAGGCCATGTCGAGGTACTTCCTCGCCGTCCCCGACCAATGGACCTCGAAAGGTGGTTAA